A DNA window from Streptomyces sp. 71268 contains the following coding sequences:
- a CDS encoding TetR/AcrR family transcriptional regulator, whose protein sequence is MAFTAKGRATRQRIIEGAAGYLRGDDPGNVTLDDIRAATSTSKSQLFHYFPNGKEELLLAVARYESDRVLADQQPFLGSLDSWDAWEQWRRVVIGRYRAQGPRCPLAALIGQVSTVPGAAEVTASLLRRWQEHLRRGILAMQESGEVGPHVDADRTAAAFVAGTQGGVIVLRSTGDTFHLEAVLDALISHLRGGGPARPATD, encoded by the coding sequence ATGGCGTTCACGGCCAAGGGGCGGGCGACCCGGCAGCGCATCATCGAGGGCGCCGCCGGCTACCTGCGCGGCGACGATCCGGGCAACGTCACGCTCGACGACATCCGCGCGGCCACCAGCACCAGCAAGAGCCAGCTCTTCCACTACTTCCCGAACGGGAAGGAAGAGTTGCTGCTCGCGGTGGCCCGGTACGAGTCCGACCGGGTACTGGCCGACCAGCAGCCCTTCCTGGGCTCGCTCGACTCGTGGGACGCGTGGGAGCAGTGGCGGCGGGTGGTCATCGGGCGGTACCGCGCCCAGGGCCCGCGCTGTCCGCTCGCCGCGCTGATCGGCCAGGTCAGCACCGTGCCGGGGGCCGCCGAGGTGACCGCGTCGCTGCTGCGGCGGTGGCAGGAACACCTGCGGCGGGGCATCCTCGCCATGCAGGAGAGCGGCGAGGTGGGCCCGCACGTGGACGCGGACCGTACGGCCGCGGCCTTCGTGGCCGGCACCCAGGGCGGGGTGATCGTGCTCCGCTCAACCGGGGACACCTTCCACCTGGAGGCGGTCCTCGACGCGCTCATCTCCCACCTGCGCGGCGGCGGCCCGGCCCGCCCCGCCACCGACTGA
- a CDS encoding SDR family oxidoreductase, with product MTQRLAGKTALITGSTSNIGRSVARLFASEGAHVIVSGRDAARGDAVVAAIRADGGRADFVPADLDGGPGASRALAAATRAALGRPLDILVNNAGVFPPATTLETDEATFDQVYGVNVKAPFFLTQAVLPEMIDNGGGVIVNLGSWVARLGLPMGGLYSSTKGAVETLTRAWAAEFGPLGIRVNAVSPGVIRPPDLAPDAAHPGEDLMIGTPAGRTGHPDAVAAAALYLAGDEAGFVHGTVLDVDGGRTGVAVMATPPGAHHHTG from the coding sequence ATGACACAGCGACTGGCCGGCAAGACGGCCCTCATCACCGGTTCGACCAGCAACATCGGCCGCTCAGTGGCCCGCCTCTTCGCGTCCGAGGGCGCGCACGTGATCGTCTCCGGGCGCGACGCCGCGCGGGGGGACGCGGTCGTGGCCGCGATCCGCGCCGACGGCGGGCGCGCCGACTTCGTACCGGCCGACCTCGACGGCGGCCCCGGGGCGAGCCGGGCGCTCGCCGCCGCCACCCGCGCCGCGCTCGGCCGCCCGCTCGACATCCTGGTCAACAACGCCGGCGTCTTCCCGCCCGCCACGACCCTGGAGACGGACGAGGCGACCTTCGACCAGGTGTACGGGGTCAACGTCAAGGCGCCCTTCTTCCTCACCCAGGCCGTGCTGCCGGAGATGATCGACAACGGCGGCGGGGTGATCGTCAACCTCGGGAGCTGGGTGGCCCGCCTCGGGCTGCCGATGGGCGGCCTGTACAGCTCGACCAAGGGCGCCGTGGAGACGCTGACGCGGGCCTGGGCCGCCGAGTTCGGCCCGCTCGGCATCCGGGTCAACGCGGTGTCGCCGGGCGTGATCCGTCCCCCGGACCTCGCGCCGGACGCGGCGCACCCCGGCGAGGACCTGATGATCGGCACCCCGGCCGGCCGGACCGGCCACCCCGACGCCGTCGCCGCCGCCGCGCTCTACCTGGCCGGCGACGAGGCCGGGTTCGTGCACGGAACCGTCCTCGACGTCGACGGCGGCCGGACGGGGGTCGCCGTGATGGCCACCCCGCCGGGCGCCCACCACCACACGGGGTGA
- a CDS encoding AAA domain-containing protein yields the protein MLRDTMAGAERGVVVDSPPGAGKSTLVVRAARELAAAGRPLMVVAQTNAQVDDLVIRLAEAEPELPIGRLHSSDATAYDPALNALPAVRTSAKVGDLAGLDVVISTAAKWAHTKNVEPWQHAIVDEAYQMRSDALLAVAGLFERALFVGDPGQLDPFSVVGAEQWSGLSYDPSASAVTTLLAHNPGLPQHRLPVSWRLPASAAPLVSAAFYPYTPFRSGTEHGDRRLSFGVASDGSGVDRVLDAAAEAGWGLLELPARHTPRTDPEAVRAVALVVRRLLDRGGAATSERSPDPVPLTAARIAVGTAHRDQAAAVRAALADLGVSGVVVDTANRLQGREFDVTVVLHPLSGRPDATAFHLETGRLCVLASRHRHACVVVCRAGVPELLDDHPSTEPVQLGVSMKFPDGWEANHAVLAHLNEHRVRWRP from the coding sequence ATCCTGCGGGACACGATGGCCGGTGCCGAGCGCGGCGTGGTGGTCGATTCGCCGCCCGGCGCGGGCAAGTCCACCCTGGTGGTCCGCGCGGCCCGTGAGCTGGCCGCCGCCGGCCGCCCGTTGATGGTCGTCGCGCAGACCAACGCGCAGGTGGACGACCTGGTGATCCGGCTGGCCGAGGCGGAGCCCGAGCTGCCCATCGGCCGGTTGCACAGCAGCGACGCCACGGCGTACGACCCGGCGCTGAACGCGCTGCCCGCGGTGCGCACCTCCGCGAAGGTGGGCGACCTCGCCGGGCTCGACGTGGTGATCTCGACGGCCGCGAAGTGGGCGCACACCAAGAACGTCGAGCCGTGGCAGCACGCCATCGTGGACGAGGCGTACCAGATGCGCTCGGACGCGCTGCTCGCCGTGGCCGGGCTCTTCGAGCGGGCGCTGTTCGTCGGCGACCCGGGGCAGCTCGACCCGTTCAGCGTGGTGGGCGCCGAGCAGTGGTCCGGGCTCTCCTACGACCCGTCGGCCAGCGCCGTCACCACGCTCCTGGCGCACAACCCCGGCCTCCCGCAGCACCGGCTGCCGGTCTCATGGCGGCTGCCCGCGTCGGCCGCGCCACTGGTCTCGGCCGCCTTCTACCCGTACACGCCCTTTCGCAGCGGCACCGAGCACGGTGACCGGCGGTTGTCGTTCGGGGTGGCGTCGGACGGTTCGGGCGTGGACCGGGTGCTGGACGCGGCGGCCGAGGCGGGCTGGGGCCTGCTGGAGCTGCCCGCCCGGCACACCCCGCGCACGGACCCGGAGGCGGTGCGCGCGGTGGCCCTGGTGGTGCGCCGGCTGCTGGACCGGGGCGGGGCCGCGACCAGCGAGCGCTCCCCCGACCCGGTGCCGCTGACGGCGGCCCGGATAGCGGTCGGCACGGCCCACCGCGACCAGGCCGCGGCCGTCCGCGCGGCCCTGGCCGACCTGGGCGTCTCCGGCGTGGTGGTGGACACCGCGAACCGGCTCCAGGGGCGGGAGTTCGACGTCACGGTGGTGCTGCACCCGTTGTCGGGCCGGCCCGACGCCACCGCCTTCCACCTGGAGACGGGCCGGCTGTGCGTGCTCGCGTCCCGGCACCGGCACGCGTGCGTGGTCGTGTGCCGGGCCGGGGTGCCCGAGCTGCTGGACGACCACCCGTCGACGGAGCCCGTCCAGCTTGGTGTGAGCATGAAGTTCCCGGACGGCTGGGAGGCCAACCACGCCGTCCTGGCCCACCTCAACGAGCACCGGGTGCGCTGGCGTCCCTGA
- a CDS encoding phosphatase PAP2 family protein: MHHTAPRTGTPQRTQPRWWAELPLIAVVYAAYSAGRLLARGSVSSAVDHGLGILEFEQALRIDFETPLNDLFTKHASLGIPADFAYASLHYIVTPAILVWLWKRRPTQYRVMRTWLMLSTLIGLVGFITLPTCPPRLLDASHGFVDTMAQYGSYGWWGGEASAPRGLGGLTNQYAAMPSLHVGWALWCGIALYRHGKSGWAKAAGIAYPLLTTIIVMGTANHYFLDAAAGAAVMGLGFVLARPALRLTDRVWARFTARRTGGAPADAGPGAAGTEPAAADLVASDAAGAELVGSDAAVDPDLGVSASNVSGGCETSAGEHIPQQPTRDADRNATAPADGAPAAAR; the protein is encoded by the coding sequence ATGCACCACACCGCGCCCCGTACCGGGACACCACAGCGCACTCAGCCCCGCTGGTGGGCCGAGCTGCCGCTGATCGCCGTGGTGTACGCCGCGTACTCGGCCGGCCGACTGCTGGCGCGGGGCTCCGTGTCCAGCGCGGTCGACCACGGCCTCGGCATCCTGGAGTTCGAGCAGGCGCTGCGCATCGACTTCGAGACGCCGCTGAACGACCTGTTCACCAAGCACGCGTCGCTCGGCATACCGGCCGACTTCGCGTACGCGTCGCTGCACTACATCGTCACGCCCGCGATCCTGGTCTGGCTGTGGAAGCGCCGTCCCACCCAGTACCGGGTGATGCGCACATGGCTGATGCTCTCCACGCTCATCGGTCTCGTCGGCTTCATCACCCTGCCGACCTGCCCGCCCCGGCTGCTCGACGCAAGCCACGGCTTCGTGGACACGATGGCGCAGTACGGGTCGTACGGCTGGTGGGGCGGCGAGGCGAGCGCGCCGCGCGGGCTCGGCGGGTTGACCAACCAGTACGCGGCGATGCCGAGCCTGCACGTGGGCTGGGCCCTGTGGTGTGGCATCGCGCTGTACCGGCACGGGAAGTCGGGCTGGGCCAAGGCCGCCGGCATCGCGTACCCGCTGCTCACCACGATCATCGTGATGGGCACCGCGAACCACTACTTCCTCGACGCGGCGGCCGGCGCGGCCGTGATGGGCCTCGGCTTCGTGCTCGCCCGGCCCGCGCTGCGGCTGACCGACCGGGTCTGGGCGCGGTTCACGGCGCGCCGTACGGGCGGCGCGCCGGCCGACGCGGGCCCGGGGGCGGCCGGGACCGAGCCGGCGGCGGCCGACCTGGTGGCCTCCGACGCGGCCGGGGCCGAGTTGGTCGGCTCCGACGCGGCCGTCGATCCCGATCTCGGGGTGAGCGCGTCGAATGTCAGTGGTGGGTGCGAGACTTCGGCGGGTGAGCACATCCCTCAACAGCCGACGCGAGATGCCGACCGAAACGCCACCGCCCCAGCGGACGGCGCTCCGGCAGCGGCTCGCTGA
- a CDS encoding histidine phosphatase family protein encodes MAARILLARHGQTAWSLSGKHTGRTDIPLLDEGRGGAKLLGERLRRGPWGGLPGVEVRTSPLVRASETCELAGFGDRATPWDALLEWDYGPYEGMTPEAIKATRPDWLIWRDGVPTDVPGAPSRGESVADVTERADSVVAWARSADRDVLVFAHGHILRSLAARWLGFDLSFGARIRLDPTSLSVLGWAYGEPAIERWNDTGHLA; translated from the coding sequence ATGGCAGCACGCATCCTGCTGGCCCGCCACGGACAGACCGCGTGGTCGCTGTCCGGGAAGCACACGGGCCGCACGGACATCCCGCTCCTGGACGAGGGGCGCGGCGGCGCCAAGCTGCTGGGCGAGCGGCTGCGCCGTGGGCCGTGGGGCGGGCTGCCGGGGGTCGAGGTGCGCACCAGCCCCTTGGTGCGTGCCAGCGAGACCTGTGAGCTGGCGGGCTTCGGCGACCGCGCGACGCCCTGGGACGCGCTCCTTGAGTGGGACTACGGCCCGTACGAGGGCATGACCCCCGAGGCGATCAAGGCGACTCGCCCCGACTGGCTGATCTGGCGCGACGGCGTGCCCACCGACGTGCCCGGCGCCCCCAGCCGCGGTGAGTCGGTGGCCGACGTCACGGAGCGCGCCGACTCCGTCGTGGCCTGGGCCCGCTCCGCCGACCGCGACGTGCTCGTCTTCGCCCACGGCCACATCCTGCGCTCGCTGGCCGCCCGCTGGCTGGGCTTCGACCTCTCCTTCGGGGCCCGGATCCGTCTCGACCCGACCTCGCTGTCCGTCCTGGGCTGGGCGTACGGCGAGCCCGCCATCGAGCGCTGGAACGACACGGGCCACCTGGCCTGA
- a CDS encoding fused MFS/spermidine synthase, translated as MARGKRGRQGNAVRGGRADRARPATDERVGKRGDGAANTADTAGAADGADTASAADVATGRVRGGRTRGRARAGEPVSARVDGGRAELVPDRDRPRGRTLLIDGAPQSHVDLDDPGYLDFSYQRRLGHVADLVAPPGRPIHALHLGGGAFTLARYVAASRPRSTQQVVEVDGPLVEFVRRELPLEGGWRIRVRGGDARAGLGRVPDGWADLIIADVFSGARTPAHLTSVEFLAEARRALRPGGWYAANIADGAPLAHLRAQVATARAVFAEACLTADPAVLRGRRFGNAVLLAGDGGLPVAELTRRAAGDPHPGRVEHGRALADFTGGARPVSDADATASPAPPPAAFD; from the coding sequence ATGGCACGAGGCAAGCGCGGACGGCAGGGCAACGCGGTACGGGGCGGGCGCGCGGACCGCGCCCGCCCGGCCACGGACGAGCGGGTCGGTAAGCGCGGCGACGGCGCGGCGAACACAGCGGACACGGCGGGTGCGGCGGACGGAGCGGACACGGCGAGTGCGGCGGACGTGGCCACGGGCCGGGTGCGCGGTGGGCGCACGCGCGGGCGCGCCCGCGCCGGAGAGCCGGTCAGTGCGCGGGTGGACGGCGGCCGGGCCGAACTGGTGCCGGACCGGGACCGGCCGCGCGGGCGCACCCTGTTGATCGACGGCGCCCCGCAGTCCCACGTCGACCTCGACGACCCCGGCTACCTCGACTTCTCCTACCAGCGCCGGCTGGGCCACGTGGCCGACCTGGTAGCGCCCCCGGGGCGGCCGATCCACGCCCTCCACCTCGGCGGCGGCGCCTTCACCCTGGCCCGCTACGTCGCCGCGTCCAGGCCTCGCTCCACGCAGCAGGTGGTGGAGGTGGACGGCCCGCTGGTGGAGTTCGTCCGCCGCGAACTGCCGCTGGAGGGCGGCTGGCGCATCCGGGTGCGCGGGGGTGACGCCCGCGCGGGGCTCGGCAGGGTGCCCGACGGCTGGGCCGACCTGATCATCGCGGACGTCTTCAGCGGCGCCCGCACCCCCGCGCACCTGACCAGCGTCGAGTTCCTCGCCGAGGCGCGCCGCGCGCTGCGCCCGGGCGGGTGGTACGCGGCCAACATCGCCGACGGCGCGCCGCTCGCCCACCTCCGGGCCCAGGTGGCCACCGCCCGCGCCGTGTTCGCCGAGGCCTGTCTGACCGCCGACCCCGCCGTGCTGCGCGGGCGGCGCTTCGGCAACGCGGTCCTGCTGGCCGGCGACGGCGGGTTGCCCGTGGCGGAGCTGACCCGCCGCGCGGCCGGTGACCCGCACCCCGGGCGGGTCGAACACGGCCGCGCCCTGGCCGACTTCACCGGCGGCGCGCGCCCGGTCTCCGACGCGGACGCCACGGCGTCCCCGGCCCCGCCCCCCGCCGCCTTCGACTAG
- the fabG gene encoding 3-oxoacyl-ACP reductase FabG, which translates to MTFTQWKDRSVIVTGGTRGIGLGIAELFARQGAAVLLTGRDAETARTVADDLAQRTGGRVAGVAVDMRQPEQIEHMAAEAERRHGGVDVLCANAGIFPERPLREMTADDVDEVLEVNLRGSILSVRACLPAMERAGRGRIVVTSSITGPTTGYAGWSHYGASKAGQLGFVRSAALELAPHRITVNAVLPGNVRTDGLAGLGPDYLRQMTESIPLGRLGETVDIAHAVLFLASDEAAFVTGQTLTVDGGQTLPESLDAFAGPHQP; encoded by the coding sequence ATGACGTTCACGCAGTGGAAGGACCGGTCCGTCATCGTGACCGGAGGCACCCGTGGCATCGGGCTCGGCATCGCCGAACTCTTCGCCCGCCAGGGCGCCGCCGTCCTCCTCACGGGCCGGGACGCGGAGACCGCCCGTACCGTGGCCGACGACCTCGCCCAACGGACCGGCGGGCGGGTCGCGGGCGTGGCGGTGGACATGCGGCAGCCGGAACAGATCGAGCACATGGCGGCCGAGGCCGAGCGGCGGCACGGCGGCGTGGACGTGCTGTGCGCCAACGCCGGGATCTTCCCCGAGCGTCCGCTGCGCGAGATGACGGCCGACGACGTGGACGAGGTCCTGGAGGTCAACCTGCGCGGCTCCATCCTGTCCGTACGCGCCTGCCTGCCCGCCATGGAGCGGGCCGGCCGTGGCCGGATCGTCGTGACCTCCTCCATCACCGGCCCCACGACCGGGTACGCCGGGTGGTCCCACTACGGCGCCAGCAAGGCTGGCCAACTGGGGTTCGTACGCTCCGCCGCCCTCGAACTCGCGCCGCACCGCATCACCGTCAACGCCGTCCTGCCGGGCAACGTCCGCACCGACGGCCTGGCCGGGCTCGGGCCGGACTACCTGCGCCAGATGACGGAGTCCATCCCCCTCGGCCGGCTCGGCGAGACCGTCGACATCGCCCACGCCGTCCTCTTCCTCGCCTCCGACGAAGCCGCCTTCGTCACCGGCCAGACGCTCACCGTCGACGGCGGCCAGACCCTCCCCGAGTCCCTGGACGCCTTCGCCGGCCCCCACCAACCCTGA
- a CDS encoding LacI family DNA-binding transcriptional regulator, which produces MAAARRRGAGRGRPTLEEVAARAGVGRGTASRVINGSPRVSDRTRAAVEQAIADLGYVPNRAARALAANRADAVALVIPEPETRLFAEPYFSDIIRGVACELADTDLQLLLTLVRTAKERQRLADYLAAHRADGVLMISAHAADPLPDVLERIDIPAVLGGRRSARETVAHVDSDNLGGARSAVIHLAERGRRTIATITGSLDMYTAQCRLDGYREALDAADLPRDPDLVERADFTEEGGRRAMAALLARRPDLDAVFAASDVMAAGARRVLRQHGRKVPDDVALVGYDDSPVARHMDPPLTSVRQATEEMGRAMVRVLLEQMATRETRATVPGARPHLVLPAELVPRDSS; this is translated from the coding sequence ATGGCGGCGGCCAGGCGGCGCGGTGCCGGGCGGGGCAGGCCCACCCTGGAGGAGGTCGCCGCACGCGCGGGCGTGGGTCGCGGTACGGCCTCCCGGGTGATCAACGGCTCGCCCCGGGTCAGCGACCGGACCCGGGCCGCGGTCGAGCAGGCCATCGCCGACCTGGGGTACGTGCCCAACCGCGCGGCCCGCGCGCTGGCCGCCAACCGGGCCGACGCCGTCGCGCTGGTCATCCCCGAGCCGGAGACCAGACTGTTCGCCGAGCCGTACTTCTCGGACATCATCCGCGGAGTGGCCTGCGAACTCGCCGACACCGACCTGCAACTGCTGCTCACCCTCGTCCGTACCGCCAAGGAGCGCCAGCGGCTGGCCGACTACCTGGCCGCGCACCGCGCGGACGGCGTCCTGATGATCTCGGCGCACGCGGCCGACCCGCTGCCCGACGTGCTGGAGCGGATCGACATACCGGCCGTGCTCGGCGGCCGGCGCTCGGCCCGCGAGACCGTCGCCCACGTCGACTCGGACAACCTCGGCGGCGCGCGGTCGGCGGTGATCCACCTCGCCGAGCGGGGCCGGCGGACGATCGCCACCATCACCGGATCGCTCGACATGTACACGGCCCAGTGCCGCCTCGACGGCTACCGTGAGGCGCTGGACGCCGCCGACCTGCCCCGGGACCCCGACCTCGTCGAGCGGGCCGACTTCACCGAGGAGGGCGGCCGGCGGGCGATGGCCGCGCTGCTGGCCCGCCGCCCCGACCTGGACGCGGTCTTCGCGGCCTCCGACGTCATGGCCGCCGGCGCCCGCCGCGTGCTGCGCCAGCACGGCCGCAAGGTGCCCGACGACGTCGCCCTGGTCGGCTACGACGACTCGCCCGTGGCCCGCCACATGGACCCGCCGCTGACCAGTGTCCGGCAGGCCACGGAGGAGATGGGGCGCGCGATGGTACGGGTCCTGCTGGAGCAGATGGCGACCCGCGAGACCCGGGCCACGGTCCCGGGCGCCCGCCCCCACCTGGTGCTGCCCGCCGAACTCGTCCCCCGCGACTCCTCCTGA
- the orn gene encoding oligoribonuclease, translating into MNDRMVWIDCEMTGLSLSDDALIEVAALVTDSELNIIGDGVDIVIRPPAEALTTMPDVVREMHTASGLLDELDGGTTLADAEQQVLAYVKAHVAEPGKAPLCGNSVSTDRGFLLRDMPTLEGHLHYRIVDVSSIKELARRWYPRAYFNSPEKNGNHRALADIRESIAELRYYREAVFVPQPGPDSDTAKAIASKHVLPARQA; encoded by the coding sequence ATGAACGATCGCATGGTGTGGATCGACTGCGAGATGACCGGCCTCTCGCTGTCCGACGACGCGCTCATTGAGGTGGCCGCGCTGGTCACCGATTCCGAACTGAACATCATCGGCGACGGTGTGGACATCGTGATCCGTCCACCCGCCGAGGCGCTGACCACCATGCCGGACGTGGTGCGCGAGATGCACACCGCGTCCGGGCTGCTCGACGAGCTGGACGGCGGCACCACGCTCGCCGACGCCGAGCAGCAGGTCCTGGCCTACGTGAAGGCCCACGTGGCGGAGCCCGGCAAGGCTCCGCTGTGTGGGAACTCGGTGAGCACGGACCGGGGCTTCCTGCTGCGCGACATGCCCACGCTGGAAGGCCACCTGCACTACCGGATCGTGGACGTGTCCTCGATCAAGGAGCTGGCCCGCCGCTGGTACCCGCGGGCGTACTTCAACAGCCCCGAGAAGAACGGCAACCACCGGGCCCTCGCCGACATCAGGGAGAGCATCGCGGAGTTGCGGTACTACCGCGAGGCGGTCTTCGTGCCCCAGCCGGGCCCGGACTCGGACACGGCGAAGGCGATCGCGAGCAAGCACGTCCTGCCCGCGCGGCAAGCGTGA
- a CDS encoding helix-turn-helix domain-containing protein yields the protein MSQDSTTVPEAARKLSGRRRREIVAVLLFSGGPIFESSIPLSVFGIDRQDAGVPRYRLLVCAGEDVPLRTTGGLELTAPYGLEALSRAGTVVVPAWRSITQSPPAAALDALRRAHEEGARIVGLCTGAFVLAAAGLLDGRPATTHWMYAPTLAKRYPSVHVDPRELFVDDGDVLTSAGTAAGIDLCLHVVRTDHGADAAGALARRLVVPPRRSGGQERYLDRSLPEEIGADPLAEVVAWALEHLHEQFDVEALAARAYMSRRTFDRRFRSLTGSAPLQWLITQRVLQAQRLLETSDYSVDEVAGRCGFRSPVALRGHFRRQLGSSPAAYRAAYRARRPQGGPGDRPERHERAERPDLIEQRSGEAVPVRRASMATAGAHGGPTGATALAHGGMNHGGVSHGGPAHGDRDPGKPDSDAYAPRLPEQSSRAPGRASLPGQRERPVG from the coding sequence ATGAGCCAGGACTCCACAACCGTACCGGAGGCCGCCCGAAAGCTCTCCGGACGCCGCCGCCGGGAGATCGTCGCAGTGCTGCTCTTCAGCGGCGGCCCCATCTTCGAGAGCTCCATACCGCTCTCCGTCTTCGGCATCGACCGGCAGGACGCCGGCGTCCCCCGCTACCGATTGCTGGTGTGCGCGGGCGAAGACGTACCGCTTCGCACCACGGGCGGGCTCGAACTGACCGCGCCGTACGGCTTGGAGGCCCTCTCGCGGGCGGGCACCGTCGTCGTACCGGCATGGCGGTCGATCACCCAGTCGCCACCCGCCGCCGCGCTCGACGCACTGCGCCGCGCGCACGAGGAGGGCGCTCGCATCGTCGGGCTGTGCACGGGTGCCTTCGTACTCGCGGCGGCCGGGCTGCTCGACGGGAGGCCGGCGACGACGCACTGGATGTACGCGCCGACGCTCGCCAAGCGCTATCCGTCGGTCCACGTGGACCCGCGGGAGCTGTTCGTCGACGACGGGGACGTACTGACGTCGGCGGGCACCGCCGCCGGCATCGACCTGTGCCTGCACGTCGTACGCACCGACCACGGCGCGGACGCGGCCGGGGCGCTGGCCCGCCGGCTCGTCGTACCGCCGCGCCGCTCGGGCGGCCAGGAGCGCTACCTGGACCGGTCGCTGCCGGAGGAGATCGGCGCCGACCCGCTGGCCGAGGTCGTGGCCTGGGCGCTGGAACACCTCCACGAGCAGTTCGATGTCGAAGCGCTCGCGGCCCGCGCCTACATGAGCCGACGGACCTTCGACCGGCGGTTCCGCTCGCTCACTGGGAGCGCTCCACTCCAGTGGCTGATCACCCAGCGGGTGCTCCAGGCCCAACGGCTCCTGGAGACCTCCGACTACTCCGTGGACGAGGTCGCCGGGCGCTGTGGGTTCCGCTCCCCGGTGGCGCTGCGCGGGCACTTCCGGCGGCAGCTCGGCTCGTCGCCGGCGGCGTACCGGGCGGCGTACCGGGCCCGCAGGCCACAGGGCGGACCCGGCGACCGACCGGAGCGGCACGAGCGGGCCGAGCGGCCGGACCTGATCGAACAGCGCTCCGGCGAGGCGGTGCCGGTCCGGCGCGCGTCCATGGCCACGGCGGGCGCGCACGGCGGCCCCACCGGCGCCACGGCGCTCGCGCACGGCGGCATGAACCACGGCGGCGTGAGCCACGGCGGGCCGGCGCACGGTGACCGGGACCCCGGCAAGCCCGACTCGGACGCCTACGCGCCGCGGCTACCCGAACAGTCGAGCCGCGCACCCGGCCGCGCCAGCCTGCCCGGCCAGCGGGAACGCCCCGTAGGGTGA
- a CDS encoding universal stress protein, translating to MAGYEIPEPADRKRVADSTAHPEAAEETRHPCDPAFQHGVVVGFDGSTSSERALAYAIGMARRSGSGLIIVHVANRLPTTVWAGCEPPVFVDVPDHRTEVLGLELACADHLSEVPWILVERGGDICHELEEVGREYAADAIVVGSTHGLVGRIFGSVAGRLARRAQRPVVVIP from the coding sequence ATGGCCGGTTACGAAATCCCCGAACCCGCGGACCGCAAGCGGGTCGCCGACTCGACGGCGCACCCCGAAGCGGCGGAAGAGACGCGCCATCCCTGCGACCCGGCGTTCCAGCACGGCGTGGTGGTCGGCTTCGACGGCTCCACCTCCAGCGAGCGCGCGCTCGCCTACGCGATCGGCATGGCCCGCCGCTCCGGCTCCGGGCTGATCATCGTGCACGTCGCCAACCGCCTGCCCACGACCGTCTGGGCGGGCTGTGAGCCCCCCGTCTTCGTGGACGTCCCCGACCACCGCACCGAGGTCCTCGGCCTCGAACTGGCCTGCGCTGACCACCTCTCCGAGGTGCCGTGGATCCTCGTCGAGCGCGGCGGCGACATCTGCCACGAGCTGGAGGAGGTCGGTCGGGAGTACGCGGCCGACGCCATCGTCGTGGGCTCCACGCACGGCCTGGTGGGGCGCATCTTCGGCTCCGTCGCCGGGCGGCTCGCGCGCCGCGCGCAGCGCCCGGTCGTCGTCATCCCGTAG